One segment of Arachis ipaensis cultivar K30076 unplaced genomic scaffold, Araip1.1 Aipa1405, whole genome shotgun sequence DNA contains the following:
- the LOC107624654 gene encoding probable indole-3-pyruvate monooxygenase YUCCA10, with protein VHVVSKELIHQGMRMLKYLPVNIVDSVITFVANIKFGDLSPFGIRRPNKGPFYLKEAAGRSPILDVGTIAKIKDGSIKVIPSHIMRIENNKVIFGNNTEKEFDAIMFATGYKSVANKWLKDNYKYVLNEDGMPKNAFPKHWKGEHGLYCAGLSRRGLFGVKFDAEAIADDINRNLHY; from the exons GTTCATGTGGTGAGCAAAGAACTAATCCATCAAGGTATGCGCATGCTGAAATATTTGCCGGTAAATATTGTGGACAGTGTGATCACTTTTGTAGCAAACATTAAATTTGGTGATCTCTCTCCATTTGGAATTCGTCGTCCAAATAAGGGACCATTCTATCTCAAGGAAGCTGCTGGTCGGTCTCCAATTCTTGATGTTGGAACCATTGCCAAGATTAAAGACGGTTCAATCAAG GTTATCCCTTCTCATATAATGAGAATTGAGAACAACAAAGTCATATTTGGAAACAACACGGAGAAGGAATTTGATGCAATTATGTTTGCCACTGGATATAAAAGCGTGGCTAACAAATGGTTGAAG GATAATTACAAGTATGTTCTAAACGAAGATGGAATGCCAAAGAATGCATTTCCAAAGCATTGGAAGGGAGAACATGGATTATACTGTGCTGGACTTTCAAGAAGAGGCTTGTTTGGTGTCAAATTTGATGCTGAGGCTATTGCTGACGACATCAACCGAAATCTTCATTATTGA